The genome window GCTCCCGGTCGCCCTTGATGGTCGCGACCATGTCGAGACACTGCTTGGTGGCCACCACGTCGTGGGCCCGGAAGATCCGCGCCCCGAGCCACGCGCTCACCGCGGTGGTCGCGAGCGTGCCGGTCAGCCGCTCATCGACCGGCAGGTCGAGCGTCTCGCCCACGAAGTCCTTGCGCGACAGCGCGACCAACACCGGCCAGCCGGTCGCCACCAGCTCGTCGAGGCGACGTGTCACGAGCAGCGAGTGGCGGGTGTTCTTCCCGAAGTCGTGACCCGGGTCGATGATCACCGCGTCCGGCCGGACCCCCGCTGCCACCGCCCGCTCGGCCATCGCGGTCAGCGTCGCGACCACGTCGGCGACGACGTCGGCGTACGCCGCGCGATGTGGGTCGGTCCGCGGCGGCAGGTGCCCGGCGTGCGTGCAGACCAGTCCGACGCCCGCGGCGGCCACGACCGCCGGCAGCTCCGGGTCGGGACCTTCCCACGCGTCGTTGATCAGGTCGGCGCCGGCCTCGATGCAGGCCGAGGCCACCGACGCCCGCCAGGTGTCGACGCTGATCACGACGTCGGGGTGGGCGGCCCGCACCGCGGCGACGACGTCGACGACCCGGGCGATCTCCTCGGCAACGCCGACCTCCGCGCCCTGGCCGGCCTTCACCCCGCCGATGTCCACGATGCCCGCGCCGGCGGCGACCGCCCGTGACGCCGCCTCGACGGCGGCCCCGAGCGCGAACGTCGCTCCCTTGTCGAAGAAGGAGTCCGGCGTG of Mycobacteriales bacterium contains these proteins:
- the folP gene encoding dihydropteroate synthase, which produces MAIVNRTPDSFFDKGATFALGAAVEAASRAVAAGAGIVDIGGVKAGQGAEVGVAEEIARVVDVVAAVRAAHPDVVISVDTWRASVASACIEAGADLINDAWEGPDPELPAVVAAAGVGLVCTHAGHLPPRTDPHRAAYADVVADVVATLTAMAERAVAAGVRPDAVIIDPGHDFGKNTRHSLLVTRRLDELVATGWPVLVALSRKDFVGETLDLPVDERLTGTLATTAVSAWLGARIFRAHDVVATKQCLDMVATIKGDREPALNRRGLA